GCCCAGACCTGGCAGCAAAGCTGAGCCAAAGCCTCCACTGACTGCCCGTGTTTCTGTGCTGGGTCAAGCATGCAGACAGGCAGCTCGTGGTTCCTCATGCCGGGacactggctttttttttttttcctgtttgttgcCACTGCAGGGGTGTTCTTGGCAAGGAGGGTGTGAGTGCAGAAACCTCACTCAATGATTTCTCAGCAAACTAAGCGGACTTAAGCCTTCAGTAAAACCAAAGCTCTGGCTTTGCTTCAGCTATGCATGGAGTGGGGGTGCCTATAGAAAGGAATTAGAGCTTGAACACAGAGtaaaagcagaacagagcaAAACCTTCAAATCCTGAACTCACATGACTGAGCTTTCATGCAGCGAATGTGTTGCTGTACCAGACAGCTCATTCCCATCAGAACGGCAGGCTTATAAGTactttaaagcaattaaaaaaagagcACACAAGCAAAAAATAACTACTTTGAAATGAAGCAGCTGATACTAGAAAACTGTGGTGGAGTTTTAAGAGTAAGCCAATGATATACTTCAAGGAAGAGAAGCAATGGCAAGGAAGGCACTTACCTTGATAACAAAACCCCTTCTGCTGACCTACGTAAATAAATAGCCACCATTAATTTAGACAGGGAAACTTGTACTGTCTTCTCTGGTGGAAATTGTGATTCAGAAGAAAATCCTTAAATCTTTCCAGACAaaaattatctatttttttcctgttaagcAGGACAAGCAGCATCTTCTCTGCTGCAGTGTGATTTTCAGAGAGCACACAGAACTCATTGGTGAAAGTTATTTGATGTCCCTAAAAATCTTGACTATTAAAATCATTAATGCTCTAGTAAATACTGTAGTAAAAAGCATTTTGGGCCACAGAGGGATCAGAAACAGGCAACAGCAATTGCTGCAGAATTTGTTGTTCCAAGCCATTTTTCTCATTGTTCATACTAGAATAGTAGCTGTATGATTATGATTCagtacaaaaggaaaatacCCACTTTTTACCTTATCTATTGTATCCTAGAGAGGGGTTGATCACATATTAACCAAACACCATGGATGTACGGAACTTCAGGCATTTAGAGGGATTAGATGCAATGAAGCAAAACAATCTGTTCCTAGTTGCACTTCTTGCTCACAAATGTGAGcatcagccctgcacctcacaaacaagtaaaaaaatgtACACTCCAAAACTCCATTTGGTATCACAGGGttgcaaatatttctggagACACGTCTGCAAGTGATACAAGGGAAACACCCTCTCCTCCTGAGAAACcaacagctgggaaaggggcaggGGTGATGACTTGACAAAGCTTAAAGACTGCATTTTACTCTATAATCTTCGGTTATACTCATGACTTCATTGTGGAAAGGTCACTAGACAAAGGAGTTCAGTGGACTGGGCCTGGAGGGAGGAACTGTGCGTGGGTCTGAGCTTTGCTCTTGCAAACCATTGCTGTAACTGGCATGGCCATGTGCCCGGTGAAGGGCGAGCCCGGTGCTCACAGCCCGGCACAGAAATCCTAGGAATCGGTGGGAATAAGCAGaatttcacagcaaaaaaaaaggtactGAGAAGCAAGCTTAAATTCACCTTCCACGTCCCGAGAGCCCACACAGCACCTGGGTATCACGGTCAGCACCTTGCACCAGGGCCGAACTCGCCATGGCCAAAACCTTCGCTCTCCTCCGACACAAGGCAGAACGGGGCGAGGCCGGAGCGCGCCTCCCTGTGGGACCCCCGGGCCCCGGGCCCCTCGCTGCCGGCAGAGCAATTTGGGGGGGCGGTGGGACCCCTGAGGGGCGGTGGAATTTGGGGGGCGGTGGGACCCCTGCGGGCCCCTGGGGGGCGGTGGGACCCCTGAGGGGCGGTGGAATTTGGGGGGCGGTGGGACCCCTGCGGGTCGGGGCGGGCCCCTGAGGGGCGGTGGAGGAGGGCGGGGAGGGCGCGGCTCCGTGTGACGGTCGCGCCCCTCGCCGCCTGCCGCGCTCTTGGAGCCGCTGCTCCTTCTCGGAGGATCTGTCCCTCGCTCTCCGAGGATCTGTCCCCCGCTCTCCGGGGATCTGTCCCCCGCTCTCCGGGGATCTGTCCCCCGCTCTCGGAGCGGGACGGGCGATGCGGGCGGGCGCGCGGCGGCGCGCGGCGCTGGTGGTGCTGGCGGCGCTCGCGGCCTGGGGAGCGCGGGGACAGCGGCCCCGGGACCCCGCGGGTACGGGGACACCGGGGAGGGGaccggggacaccgggaggggacCGAGAGGGggccggggacaccggggagaGGACCGAGGTCCGCGCGAGCGCCGCACAGCCCGTCCCGCAGGCGCCTCTCCCGCCGCAGGTGTGCAGCGCTGCTCGCTGTGCTAGAGAGCGAAATCCACCGGAGCTCGAATCCGCAGACGTCCCGCGGCCTGAGGAGTGGGAAGGTGTCAGGATGTGTAACACTTTTGCCCTCAATTTTCAGAAAACGGGACGCGTTGCGTCCTCTCGTCTTCATCGGAGTTTCCTGAAGGATTTTTCACACCGCAGGAGAGGAAGGATGGAGGAATCGTTATTTACTTCATAATTATACTGTACATGTTTTTGGCCGTGTCCATTGTGTGTGATGATTACTTCCTACCTTCCCTAGAGATCATCAGTGAATGTAAGTGACAACCTGATCTTTTTCCTGTAAAACCGAGTAGCTTGGCATAaaactttctcttttaaaaagcttCGTTAGAGTGCTCTGAAAGCTGAAAGTTTTATTATCCATGCGCAAACATGTCCATACATTTAATTTGATACACTGGATCAATATCTTATTGAAAAAAACCTAGTGATTGCACTGCAATTCATTCatttaatatttgctttctttctgcctGGAGGAAAATCTTAGGAATCCTCAGTATGAACTAAACTGACAATGTTATTTTGAGGTGCACAGTACTATGTCCAGGTAACTGctagtaaaagaaaattaaaaaaaaaaaaaaagagaggaatgGTGATGTGTGAAACCAAAATTCTTCCTAgggcttttcttttaaagtagtGAACAAGTGTCAGGATGAACTACTGCTAACATATTAAAGGTATGACACAGGAGGGAGAGGAGTTCTATGGTTACCACAGTTCTAAGAAATCTAATCAACCTGCAACAATTCCCCTGGCTTCAGCAGACCACTGAAGTAAAGAGATGGTcttggcagggagctcagcttTTCACTGCCAAGAATTAACAAAATTCCCTAGGGAAACTCATCCCTGAACTGGAAAACGCTCTCCAAATCAGAACACTTACAGCAAATGTAAGTTTAAACACTGCCATAAGAGCTGATGTTTTGTTTATTGATGATAAATAAGCATTTGTCAGACTTTTGCCATGGCCAGCCATATGTCCCTGTACTTTGTGTGCAGGACTTGACCCACAGAGTGAGTTACATTTCAGAAAGTCAATttgccagaaaaaaatcttgtttctcttaaccaaGACACAGACTCTTATACTGTctatacaaaatgaaaatttgattttaagATCACAGCACTGGTTTTAATTTAACTAATGTTTCTGGTATGTGAAGACACGGTAGTGGATTCCCTGGAAGACAGAGTTGATATGGATCATACAACCATACCATACTACAGTCCATGGAATTTCTCCACAATTACTACCAAGAGGAAACATAGTTAAATCCTGCATACAAATGCTGATTTTACATGAGATTTAAACTAATTTCTGCAATGAAGTTAGAAATAAACTAGTCCAGTAGATCAGGCTAATTTTCAGTATATGAATCTCCCATAAATGCATTGATTGTATGAAAATAAACTATTCTATCAAAATGTATTAGTAgctaaaattttatattaatgaGAGTAAAGGCTACAGAATATCAATTTCTTTAAGCAATTCTTTTTGTTCTATCCTCAGGCCTTGGCCTCTCACAGGATGTTGCTGGAGCAACTTTTATGGCTGCTGGAAGCTCTGCTCCAGAGCTTGTCACTGCTTTTCTAGGTAAGAGATGTGTTTTGACTCCTTATAACTTAAGAGTTCTTTTCCTTGCATGCCAAACTGAAACATACCAGAGAGTCATTTTTCCTTACAGGAGCTTTTGTGACAAAGGGAGATATCGGGGTCAGCACCATCCTTGGATCAGCAATATATAATCTTCTTGGTATTTCTGCAGCTTGTGGGCTGTTTTCAAGTGTGGTATGTATCAACTTTGATAGTTCTGCTCCTAGGCACCAAATAGATATTCTTTCTCATTTGCCAACAAAAGCCAAGAGAGACTTAACtatgacaactgccaagtttATTATTTAGTAGCAAAACCAGCATGTAATCAGTTTTAAGATAACTTGCTatgaaagtttttaaaaacactaaCTTGTTAAATATCATACTTAAGTCATTCCTAAGAATCTTTAATTTTTACATAATATAGAAACAACATATTGATGCAGCATTTACAGCACTTAGTGAAAGTATTACAGAGAGGTTTAAGAAAAGTACATGACTGATCTGCAGGTTTCGAGGCTATCCTGTTGGCCGCTGTTCAGAGACTGTCTGGCTTATACCATCAGTGCAGCAGCAGTCCTTGTGATGATATCTGACAACAGAATTTACTGGTAAGAGCACAAGTAGTGTTGAATTCCTGTTGACTGGAGATCTGTGAAACactgttttgaaaaacaaatgaaaatccCCAAGCCCCAAACTTCCAGTAGCCTGAACTGCCATTCACTAACAGAAATAAACATCCTGTTGGctttaaaaaacttaaaaagtCACAATGCTTGTAAATATTGTTACCTAAACATTCAAACTCTGCATATTTATGAAGTTTGATCTGCATAGGTTTGTCTGCACAGACTTCACAATTTCCATCATAACTGTTCTGACATAGCAATTAGTGTTCAGCATTTACTCCTTTTGAGCCTTTCCTTTCATAGCAGCATTGTTCAGAAAAACATTTGTCTGCCAGAAGATCATGAGTTTCTGATGTTTTAACTCTTCCATCAACACTGAAACTCCTGTTACTTCAACAAGACAGTCAGGTCCAGCATTAAGTCTCTTGAAGTTTATAATTTAAGCATCACATGAAGACTCAGTTTTGCAAACATCAGGAAAATGTTCAATCAGTAAGAtcccctgaaaaaaaacatgcagCTATACAATACACAAACAAGATTCTGCAGGGGAGGGGAGTTAATCGAACTGCTGAAAGACATGGGGACACTCACAAACTTCCACGACAGTAGCCATACAACTGCAAATAGATGCTTTTGTGTGTTCTCCATTTGCTATTCATGcaaattttctctctctctccttatGCAAACAATTCGGTTCTTTTATACTACATTTTAtataaaacttgtttttcatTCTAGGTATGAAAGTGCATCCCTATTATTGATATATGGGTGTTATATTCTGGTGCTATGTTTTGACATTAAAATCAACCAATACCTCATGAAAAAGTTCAGTCCCTGCTGTACGTGTTTTACAAAAGCTATGGAGGagaatgcagagcagcagccactggtTGGATGGAGGGATGAGAGTGGACCTCTAATTCGTCAACAGTCAAGAACAGACAGTGGAATTTTTCAAGATGAGCTGGACTACTCTCAACTTTCAACAAGCTTACACGGGCTCGATGAAATATCTGAAGGTATAGGTATTAACAGCTGTCTCTAGCACTCCACATGCCTATCTGCATCAGTTCTGATCAAGAGTAGATTCTCAGATAGTATTAAGATTTTGCTCACAAAAGAAATCCAGCCTAGTATTTAAGTAGATTGTTATTCTAACCTGTAATATAACACTGAGCAGAATCAGAGTGATTGTTTTCATATGAAGTTAGTTCCTAGAGGAATGCAAGGATAGCTGCTCATTTGTGTCATAGTAGAACTTCTGTCTTTGTTGTGTGTGTTTGAAACTTTTCAGCAACACTGCTTGTAAAATGCATTGTCACCTGGAAGCCACAGGGGTACTGCATTAATATACACTATTTCA
This window of the Cinclus cinclus chromosome 13, bCinCin1.1, whole genome shotgun sequence genome carries:
- the SLC24A5 gene encoding sodium/potassium/calcium exchanger 5, whose amino-acid sequence is MRAGARRRAALVVLAALAAWGARGQRPRDPAENGTRCVLSSSSEFPEGFFTPQERKDGGIVIYFIIILYMFLAVSIVCDDYFLPSLEIISECLGLSQDVAGATFMAAGSSAPELVTAFLGAFVTKGDIGVSTILGSAIYNLLGISAACGLFSSVVSRLSCWPLFRDCLAYTISAAAVLVMISDNRIYWYESASLLLIYGCYILVLCFDIKINQYLMKKFSPCCTCFTKAMEENAEQQPLVGWRDESGPLIRQQSRTDSGIFQDELDYSQLSTSLHGLDEISEDHPNVFTMPEADMKRILWVLSLPIITLLYLTIPDCRRQFWRNWFMVTFLISAAWISAITYVLVWMVTIAGETLGIPESVMGLTLLAAGTSVPDTVASVLVARKGNGDMAMSNIVGSNVFDMLCLGIPWFIKTAFINTSGPIEVNSSGLTYTAISLICSVGFIFLAVHLNGWKIDKKLGTICLVLYLVFTVLSILYELGIIGNNPTRVCGN